In one window of Cellulophaga sp. HaHa_2_95 DNA:
- a CDS encoding ATP-binding protein: MIKKQSAPDSLKIIKKQIAAFTKKKEYANAIQYSKKLLQAAKTRSDTSTIDNAYWRQAYYFDKLNQLDSSYFYYDKSYTYNLALKDTVVAGERLLGMANIQKSLGDYTGAMITAIDGLKYLENTEELESTIGLYQAIAVAQKELGHPQEALRWNTKAFNILKNNPKAEILPSSIHIITITRANILAEKKEYSASVHILDSIAQETAGKNLIEFSRAICNMGHFKWLEDANNPESETLLLESLRIRTSLNSASGLFSSYIHLAEFYFDTKKAKALRYAQQAYTYAEKLNNPVASLEALDLILPLKRDLRQAISNEAITYSQLQNQLEKSRQTIRAIYAATKYDNDALEKENLKLLTQVAIKEKQKILALAAAVFLLGVIGFVIYYKNHQKQKEQLEMSYKTELRLSKKLHDELGNDIFYLMTQVQQDTPTPTDTKNALILNGLDSIYQRVRDISKEFTAIDTGKNFGKEFFALLNSYSSASTKLITKELPLSFWDDIAPKTKIELYRVLQELLVNMKKHSEATFVAITCVKNAKEILIKYVDNGVGFDKNEKISGNGLKNVENRIASIKGSINFESKPKEGVTVTLTFAI, encoded by the coding sequence ATGATTAAAAAACAATCAGCTCCCGATTCCCTAAAAATCATCAAAAAACAAATTGCTGCTTTTACAAAAAAGAAGGAGTACGCCAATGCTATTCAATATTCAAAGAAATTATTACAAGCGGCCAAAACAAGGTCTGACACCAGTACTATTGACAATGCGTATTGGCGCCAAGCTTATTATTTTGATAAATTAAACCAGTTAGATTCTTCCTATTTTTATTATGATAAGTCTTACACATATAATTTAGCCTTAAAAGATACCGTCGTTGCAGGAGAACGTCTACTGGGTATGGCAAACATTCAAAAAAGCTTAGGTGATTATACGGGAGCAATGATCACAGCCATTGACGGACTAAAATATTTAGAAAATACTGAGGAGCTAGAATCTACGATTGGACTTTACCAAGCCATTGCCGTGGCTCAAAAAGAATTGGGACACCCCCAAGAGGCCCTCCGTTGGAATACAAAAGCTTTTAACATCCTAAAAAATAACCCAAAGGCAGAAATTTTACCTTCTAGTATTCATATCATTACTATTACCAGAGCTAATATCTTAGCCGAAAAAAAAGAATATAGCGCAAGCGTTCATATTTTAGATAGCATTGCCCAAGAAACAGCGGGTAAGAACCTCATTGAATTTTCTAGAGCTATTTGCAATATGGGCCATTTTAAATGGCTAGAAGATGCCAATAACCCCGAAAGTGAAACCCTTCTTTTAGAATCTTTAAGAATCCGGACTTCTTTGAATTCCGCTAGCGGCTTGTTCTCTAGCTACATTCATTTAGCCGAATTTTATTTTGATACTAAAAAAGCTAAAGCTTTGCGGTATGCGCAACAAGCCTATACGTACGCTGAAAAATTAAACAATCCGGTAGCTAGTCTAGAAGCTCTAGATCTAATTCTGCCTTTAAAAAGAGATTTGCGCCAAGCTATTTCTAACGAAGCAATTACCTATTCTCAACTACAAAACCAACTAGAAAAATCTAGACAAACTATTCGCGCCATCTATGCGGCCACGAAATATGATAACGATGCCTTAGAGAAGGAAAATCTTAAGTTGCTAACGCAAGTAGCAATCAAAGAAAAACAAAAAATTTTGGCGCTGGCTGCTGCCGTATTTCTTTTAGGTGTTATTGGTTTTGTGATCTATTACAAAAACCATCAAAAACAAAAAGAGCAGCTAGAAATGTCGTACAAAACGGAGCTGCGCCTATCTAAAAAATTACATGATGAATTAGGAAATGATATTTTCTATTTAATGACGCAGGTGCAACAAGACACACCTACTCCTACCGATACTAAAAATGCTCTTATTTTAAATGGACTAGATAGTATTTACCAAAGAGTAAGAGATATTTCTAAAGAATTTACGGCGATTGATACTGGGAAAAATTTTGGAAAAGAATTTTTTGCACTTCTGAATTCCTACAGTTCTGCCAGCACAAAATTAATCACCAAAGAATTACCCTTGAGTTTTTGGGATGATATAGCCCCTAAGACAAAAATTGAACTCTATAGAGTATTGCAAGAACTACTCGTAAATATGAAAAAACATAGTGAAGCGACTTTTGTAGCAATTACCTGTGTAAAAAATGCCAAAGAGATATTAATAAAGTATGTAGATAATGGGGTAGGATTTGATAAAAATGAAAAAATTTCAGGAAATGGCCTTAAGAATGTGGAAAACCGCATAGCTAGTATAAAAGGAAGTATTAATTTCGAATCCAAACCAAAGGAAGGGGTTACCGTAACCCTGACGTTTGCTATTTAA
- a CDS encoding DUF3761 domain-containing protein, producing MEWILKLLFLGIVIGIVRKYPKISIALAVLGLLVYSQKQGPIEEQRTVPTEVYSNKTYTTPEVPTTYRSKASRKSIETELGISQPVTTKPYKKAATTTIRVGAICNDGTSSTATGRGACSHHGGVAYWLYE from the coding sequence ATGGAATGGATTCTTAAACTTTTATTTCTAGGCATTGTGATTGGTATTGTTAGAAAATACCCTAAGATTAGTATTGCGCTAGCCGTTTTAGGTTTGCTCGTCTACAGTCAAAAGCAAGGTCCTATTGAGGAACAACGTACAGTACCTACAGAAGTTTACTCCAACAAAACGTATACGACTCCTGAAGTCCCCACCACCTACCGCTCTAAGGCTTCTCGTAAAAGTATAGAAACCGAATTAGGAATCTCCCAACCCGTTACAACCAAACCCTATAAAAAGGCAGCGACTACAACGATTAGAGTAGGTGCTATTTGTAATGATGGTACTTCTTCTACAGCTACAGGCAGAGGCGCTTGCTCTCATCATGGCGGCGTAGCCTATTGGCTTTACGAGTGA
- a CDS encoding GIY-YIG nuclease family protein: MKPRFVYILANKNNTTLYVGVTSNLLQRIERHKTKFYPKSFSARYNTNKLVYYEVFQNIGDAIAREKQLKAGSRAKKIALIEMENPDWEDLTKQATDCFGKNASQ, encoded by the coding sequence ATGAAACCAAGATTTGTATACATTCTTGCTAATAAAAACAATACCACACTTTATGTTGGAGTGACTAGTAATTTGCTACAGCGTATAGAAAGGCATAAAACAAAGTTTTATCCAAAGTCCTTTTCAGCGCGATATAACACAAACAAATTGGTGTACTATGAAGTCTTTCAAAATATAGGTGATGCCATTGCTAGAGAGAAACAATTAAAAGCCGGCAGTAGAGCAAAAAAAATAGCCCTGATAGAAATGGAAAATCCTGATTGGGAAGATCTCACCAAACAAGCAACAGATTGCTTCGGCAAAAATGCCTCGCAATGA
- a CDS encoding M48 family metallopeptidase: protein MSTKTETIAFANVEVEIMRKDIKNMHLAVYPPNGAIKLSVPTKTDDEVVRLFAISKLGWIKKNVKNFKEQARETKRDYVSGESHYFKGQRYLLNVHHHNGYKKVEITGTNKIQLWVKPTATVEEKATVMKEWYRKELKSQIPELLLKWEKIIGVQSSDWGVKQMKTKWGACNVDAKRIWLNLELAKKPKICLEYILVHELVHLHERNHNARFISLMNQFMPKWRMHRDELNSLPIVHNDWGY from the coding sequence ATGAGTACTAAAACAGAAACAATTGCATTTGCAAATGTTGAAGTAGAGATAATGCGTAAGGATATAAAAAATATGCACCTTGCCGTATATCCTCCAAATGGTGCTATAAAATTATCGGTTCCTACCAAAACAGATGATGAGGTCGTACGTCTTTTTGCTATTTCAAAACTGGGATGGATTAAAAAGAATGTAAAGAACTTTAAAGAGCAAGCAAGAGAAACAAAACGAGATTATGTTTCTGGAGAGAGCCATTACTTTAAAGGTCAGCGATATTTGTTAAACGTTCATCATCACAATGGATATAAAAAGGTAGAAATTACTGGGACAAATAAAATCCAACTCTGGGTAAAACCCACAGCTACCGTTGAAGAAAAAGCAACAGTAATGAAAGAGTGGTATCGCAAAGAATTGAAGTCTCAAATACCTGAGCTACTTTTAAAATGGGAAAAAATCATTGGAGTTCAATCCAGTGATTGGGGTGTCAAACAAATGAAAACCAAATGGGGCGCTTGTAATGTAGATGCTAAGCGTATTTGGTTAAATTTAGAACTTGCTAAAAAACCAAAGATTTGCCTTGAATATATCTTAGTTCACGAGTTAGTCCATCTCCACGAAAGAAATCATAATGCACGTTTCATCTCACTTATGAATCAATTTATGCCTAAGTGGAGGATGCATAGAGATGAACTTAATAGTCTACCTATAGTTCATAATGATTGGGGGTATTAG
- a CDS encoding type I restriction endonuclease subunit R encodes MSSNHIGKSERDSQNRIIKLFQNELHYTYLGDWEEQERIQPIEEQLLFDYLIKDGKYSRTLAQKAIDKLVKTATSLSDDLYETNKEVYKLLRYGITVREELGQPKETIWIIDWKNPYNNDFAVAEEVTVKGKHTKRPDVVLFVNGIAVGIIELKRSKVGVSEGIRQNLDNQKPEFIQKYFTTMQLVMAGNDTQGLRYGTIETSEKYYLKWKEESTKEYDYFIDKQVSQLCEKSRLLELIHDFIVFDKGTKKLCRPNQFFGIKAAQTHVKTKTGGILWHTQGSGKSLTMVWLTKWIRENVKDSRVLIITDRQELDDQIEKLFTGVNETIYRTKSGRDLLATLNEKNESLVCSLVHKFGRKSDEGDYDSYIEELKNSLPTDFKAKGDIYVFVDECHRTQSGKLHDAMKMILPDSLFIGFTGTPLLKKDKQKSIEVFGPYIGDPYKFDEAVEDGVVLDLLYEARDVEQFITDQNKIDEWFDVKTRGLTDVAKIQLKQKWGTMQKVLGSKSRLAKIVNDIIHDFDTKPRLYTGEGNAMLVSGSVYQACKYYELFQNAGFKNCAIITSYQPHHADIKGEETGEESPTDKLLKYEVYTKMLKGKSTEDFEALAKAQFINEPNKMKLLIVVDKLLTGFDAPSATYLYIDKNMQDHGLFQAICRVNRIDTEDKDYGYIVDYKDLFKSLQKSIGDYTSEVFDGYDEDDVKGLLKDRFTESKERLETALEVLRAMCEPVHPKNEPTFIKFFCGNTEDPLDIKATEDKRVGLYKAVVSLIRAYANVANEIHKLGYSDKEAREIKEEVKYYSDLRETIKRASGDYIDLKRFEPGMRQLMDMYLDAKSSKKISDFENKSLVDLIVHVSDPSVEYQSKNRREAVAETIENNVRKAIVEEAKANPKYYEKMSALLDELILLRKEEAVSYAEYLEKIKELAGKVATPSSSANYPISLNTRAQQALYDNLESNEHLAIAVHSTIIENKLDGWRDGGIKEKKLMLAVGRVVNDIDTTLHIMEIIKAQNEY; translated from the coding sequence ATGAGTAGTAATCACATAGGCAAATCAGAACGTGACTCCCAGAATAGAATCATCAAGCTGTTTCAAAACGAGCTTCATTATACTTATTTAGGAGATTGGGAAGAGCAAGAACGTATTCAACCCATAGAAGAACAATTGTTATTTGATTACCTTATAAAAGATGGTAAGTATTCAAGAACGCTAGCTCAAAAAGCGATAGATAAGTTGGTTAAGACCGCAACTAGCTTATCTGATGATTTATATGAAACTAATAAAGAAGTCTATAAATTATTGCGTTACGGTATTACCGTACGTGAGGAGTTAGGGCAACCCAAAGAAACCATTTGGATTATAGACTGGAAAAATCCATACAACAACGATTTTGCAGTTGCAGAAGAAGTCACCGTAAAAGGGAAACATACCAAACGACCAGATGTTGTTTTATTTGTAAATGGTATTGCTGTAGGTATCATAGAATTAAAAAGAAGTAAAGTAGGCGTATCTGAAGGTATACGCCAAAACTTAGACAACCAGAAACCAGAGTTTATACAAAAGTATTTTACCACCATGCAGCTAGTAATGGCTGGTAATGATACCCAAGGTTTACGCTACGGTACTATTGAAACCTCTGAAAAATATTACTTAAAGTGGAAAGAAGAAAGTACTAAGGAATATGACTATTTTATAGATAAACAAGTCAGTCAGCTTTGCGAGAAATCAAGATTACTTGAGTTAATCCACGACTTTATAGTTTTTGATAAAGGCACTAAAAAGCTATGTCGTCCTAATCAATTTTTTGGTATTAAAGCAGCACAAACACATGTGAAAACAAAAACTGGTGGGATTTTATGGCACACCCAAGGTTCTGGAAAGAGCCTTACCATGGTATGGCTTACAAAATGGATACGGGAGAACGTAAAAGATAGTCGTGTATTGATCATCACAGATAGGCAAGAACTAGATGACCAGATAGAAAAGCTTTTTACCGGTGTAAATGAAACCATCTACAGAACTAAAAGTGGTCGAGACTTACTAGCTACGCTCAATGAAAAGAATGAATCGCTAGTGTGTAGCCTCGTTCATAAATTCGGCAGAAAGTCCGATGAAGGCGATTATGATTCTTATATAGAAGAATTAAAAAACAGTTTACCTACCGATTTTAAAGCCAAAGGAGATATCTATGTTTTTGTAGATGAGTGTCACCGTACACAATCTGGAAAGCTACACGATGCGATGAAGATGATTTTACCAGACTCGCTCTTTATAGGTTTTACGGGAACACCATTACTTAAAAAAGATAAACAGAAAAGTATTGAAGTCTTTGGTCCGTATATAGGTGACCCTTATAAATTTGATGAAGCTGTAGAAGATGGTGTGGTACTCGACTTATTATATGAGGCACGTGATGTAGAGCAATTCATCACAGACCAGAATAAAATTGATGAGTGGTTTGATGTTAAGACTAGAGGTTTGACTGATGTTGCAAAAATTCAACTCAAACAAAAATGGGGAACGATGCAGAAGGTCTTAGGATCTAAGTCTCGGTTAGCCAAAATAGTCAACGATATTATTCACGATTTTGATACGAAGCCTCGATTATATACAGGTGAGGGAAATGCAATGCTTGTTTCTGGTTCTGTATATCAAGCCTGCAAGTATTATGAATTGTTTCAAAATGCAGGGTTTAAAAATTGTGCCATTATCACTTCTTATCAACCACATCATGCTGACATAAAAGGAGAAGAAACAGGAGAAGAAAGTCCTACAGACAAGCTCTTAAAGTATGAGGTGTATACTAAAATGCTTAAAGGGAAATCTACAGAAGATTTTGAAGCTTTGGCTAAAGCGCAATTCATAAATGAGCCAAATAAAATGAAATTGCTTATCGTTGTAGATAAGCTCTTAACAGGTTTTGATGCACCATCTGCTACGTATCTCTACATTGATAAAAATATGCAAGACCACGGCTTATTTCAAGCCATTTGTCGTGTAAATAGAATAGATACAGAAGATAAAGACTATGGGTATATCGTAGATTATAAAGATTTATTTAAAAGCCTACAAAAGTCCATAGGTGATTATACTTCAGAAGTTTTTGACGGTTATGATGAAGACGATGTAAAAGGATTGTTGAAGGATAGATTTACAGAAAGCAAAGAACGTCTTGAAACAGCTTTAGAAGTTTTGAGAGCTATGTGTGAACCTGTACACCCTAAAAATGAACCTACTTTTATTAAATTTTTCTGCGGAAATACCGAGGATCCATTGGATATTAAAGCCACAGAAGATAAGCGTGTAGGTTTATATAAAGCAGTAGTGAGTTTAATAAGAGCATATGCAAATGTTGCAAATGAAATTCACAAACTTGGGTATAGTGACAAAGAAGCTAGAGAAATCAAAGAAGAAGTAAAATACTATTCTGATTTACGAGAAACGATAAAAAGAGCCAGTGGTGATTATATAGACTTAAAGCGTTTTGAACCTGGTATGCGTCAATTAATGGATATGTATCTAGATGCAAAGTCGAGTAAAAAAATATCTGACTTTGAGAATAAATCACTGGTAGATTTAATTGTACACGTATCAGATCCAAGTGTGGAATATCAATCAAAAAACAGAAGAGAGGCAGTTGCAGAAACTATTGAGAACAATGTAAGAAAGGCAATTGTAGAAGAGGCAAAAGCAAACCCTAAGTACTATGAGAAAATGTCTGCATTATTAGATGAGCTCATATTACTTAGAAAAGAGGAGGCAGTTTCTTATGCAGAATATCTAGAGAAGATTAAAGAACTAGCAGGTAAAGTGGCAACACCTTCTAGCAGTGCTAATTACCCAATTAGTCTAAACACAAGAGCACAGCAAGCACTTTATGACAACTTGGAAAGCAATGAACACCTAGCAATCGCAGTTCACTCTACTATTATTGAAAATAAACTTGACGGCTGGCGTGATGGTGGCATTAAAGAAAAAAAATTAATGCTCGCTGTAGGCAGGGTCGTTAACGATATTGATACTACCTTGCACATCATGGAAATTATAAAAGCCCAAAATGAGTACTAA
- a CDS encoding DUF262 domain-containing protein — protein sequence MSNNKLSFWELIQEFDKIEVPIIQRDYAQGRDTDDINTLRKKFVHDYLLDALIDNTPIELDFVYGSIVKEEVDETKKRLFVPLDGQQRLTTLYLLHYYLAVKEGKLKDINTELSKFTYETRPSAHDFCKKLIEFGDLKNLQNIKEEILDSVWFNYQWIDDPTVAGMLTMLETFSNHNKLNSYDKPLLPRLLDTNNKLITFYFTQLEEFGLTENLYIRMNARGKTLNNFENFKSEFFKIIQYDDKLLEEVKDKIEYKWVENLWGFKEKDSFLIDKPFLAYVSFITTMLYFKDAEFRSKNKYPSNFLDFELLGEIYSNHEHLKFLVFSLDTIENILKQDEPFLWNDNSLKDILSNILENKDDTNDKFIMYGLLQYNYQNKKQEHLIDYIRVVRNLIHNTPDNSRREWPRLIPSIENLIVDENIYVYLSTLTNLDVMQGFSMEQRKEEVYKAKIFQSFPDYKSKVIEIENCENFQGNITNILLVPFSSNEEDFGGFEVINYTKEKLDYLLSIFKAYNEILKNQFDEIWGDLIITSLYTQTYYQRLIHDLDYPKHPAILFFTKGYADAMGKLNLQQYLEQRHKDFVLDLCSEYDSFEEIREVKVQLYLYYIIQNRIYKTKSYTFFKNKNYNFGWLTKQKGYKSHYKNGIAGDDYFEDVNPIFQLYNQQFRYNQGINPSNTLEIEILGGGKKKNPFKLIKNWANN from the coding sequence ATGAGTAATAACAAATTAAGTTTTTGGGAACTAATTCAAGAATTTGATAAGATTGAAGTTCCTATAATTCAACGCGATTATGCTCAAGGAAGGGATACTGATGATATCAATACGCTACGAAAAAAGTTTGTGCACGATTACCTTTTAGATGCATTGATAGATAATACTCCTATTGAGCTAGATTTTGTTTACGGTTCAATTGTTAAGGAAGAAGTAGATGAAACAAAGAAAAGATTGTTTGTACCACTTGATGGTCAACAACGTTTAACCACATTATACTTATTACATTACTATTTAGCAGTTAAGGAAGGAAAACTAAAAGATATAAACACTGAGCTTTCAAAGTTTACTTATGAAACCAGACCATCGGCACACGACTTTTGCAAAAAGTTAATAGAGTTTGGCGATTTAAAGAATTTACAAAATATAAAAGAAGAAATTTTAGATTCTGTATGGTTTAATTATCAATGGATAGATGACCCTACGGTAGCGGGAATGTTGACTATGTTAGAAACATTTTCTAATCATAACAAACTTAATTCTTATGACAAGCCCTTACTCCCTAGGTTATTAGATACAAACAACAAATTAATTACGTTCTATTTCACACAATTAGAAGAATTTGGTCTTACTGAAAACCTCTATATTAGAATGAATGCTAGGGGTAAGACATTAAATAATTTTGAAAATTTTAAATCAGAATTTTTCAAAATCATACAATATGATGACAAACTTTTAGAAGAAGTTAAAGATAAGATTGAGTATAAATGGGTTGAAAATTTATGGGGCTTTAAAGAAAAAGACTCTTTTTTAATCGATAAACCCTTCCTTGCATATGTGAGTTTTATAACCACAATGTTATATTTTAAAGATGCAGAATTTCGTTCGAAAAATAAGTACCCAAGCAATTTTTTAGATTTCGAATTATTGGGGGAAATTTATAGCAACCATGAACATTTAAAGTTTCTTGTTTTTTCATTAGACACTATTGAAAATATTCTGAAGCAGGATGAACCATTTCTTTGGAATGACAATTCATTAAAAGACATCTTATCAAATATTCTTGAAAACAAGGATGATACAAATGATAAGTTTATAATGTATGGTTTACTTCAATACAATTATCAAAATAAAAAGCAAGAGCATCTAATAGATTATATTAGAGTAGTTCGAAACCTAATACATAATACACCTGATAATTCTCGTAGAGAATGGCCTAGATTGATACCTTCAATTGAGAACTTAATTGTAGATGAAAATATTTATGTTTATCTATCTACTCTCACAAATCTTGATGTAATGCAAGGTTTTTCTATGGAGCAGAGAAAAGAGGAGGTTTATAAAGCTAAAATATTTCAGTCTTTTCCAGATTATAAAAGTAAGGTTATAGAAATCGAAAATTGTGAAAATTTCCAAGGTAATATTACAAATATCTTGTTGGTGCCATTTTCTTCTAACGAAGAAGACTTCGGCGGTTTTGAAGTTATAAATTACACTAAAGAAAAGCTAGATTATCTCTTATCAATATTCAAAGCTTACAACGAAATACTTAAAAATCAATTCGATGAGATCTGGGGAGACTTAATTATTACCTCACTTTATACTCAAACATATTATCAACGTTTGATACATGATTTAGATTACCCGAAACACCCAGCTATATTATTCTTTACAAAAGGATATGCTGATGCGATGGGTAAACTGAATTTACAACAATACTTGGAACAAAGGCATAAAGATTTTGTTCTTGACCTCTGTAGTGAGTATGATTCATTTGAAGAAATAAGAGAGGTTAAAGTTCAATTATACCTATACTATATTATTCAAAATAGAATTTATAAAACCAAATCATATACATTTTTCAAAAACAAAAATTATAATTTCGGCTGGTTAACTAAACAAAAAGGTTATAAATCTCATTATAAAAATGGTATTGCAGGTGACGATTATTTTGAAGACGTAAATCCTATATTTCAATTGTATAATCAGCAGTTTAGATATAACCAGGGTATAAATCCAAGTAATACTTTAGAGATTGAAATTCTTGGTGGTGGTAAAAAGAAAAATCCTTTTAAATTGATTAAGAACTGGGCAAATAACTAA
- a CDS encoding DUF262 domain-containing protein, with amino-acid sequence MNIIETKAVGKIILNETTPDREVRREHYWIPYYQRGYRWSENHVEALLEDIHNFIQSNEPKYCLQPIVLVPNVDENNHRIWEVLDGQQRLITMKLIFQYLNKPSYEIVFDKRTKSTSFLRELNKDNYSDENPDFHYLSDAYRIIKKWFDEKTKNDIGYIDEFNTTLTKKVEVIWYQIEELEQLDLKEKDGIIESKKIDIFNRLNIGKIPLSNAELVRALLLSKLKHEVSEREAILRQAEMSNEWHRIEMELRNPAFWYFLNNTNLNESSSTIEFIFKLIAKSSDKKYSTYLWIEKKIKSEETGIEKHNTLKFWTKTKDYFSKLKYWFEDDQLFHQIGFLLANSKEPITTLKKIIKDSNCTKTKFRNYIATKVKEAVSHIELDKLSYENNKEDLKTILLLHNIQSAYLDKRNVGNRFPFNLYKKIEKKGGWSIEHIHAQESEEIKAQKAIKKWLDDTYDSIKDISEIEKTIVKTNSEGERIEETKVISCETIISEVKELKEKEEIAIEVFNVLKNKVIDLFDSESVHILDNLALLSVNDNSALNNAIFPVKRKRILNLLQEGKYVPQTTRNVFLKAYSITDLQPYYWSKADKRNYFNDIKVKLSEFLTQKAINNE; translated from the coding sequence ATGAACATAATAGAAACTAAAGCAGTAGGAAAAATCATTCTTAATGAAACTACTCCGGATAGAGAAGTAAGAAGAGAACATTACTGGATACCTTATTATCAACGAGGTTATAGATGGAGTGAAAATCACGTAGAGGCTTTGCTAGAAGATATACATAATTTTATACAATCTAACGAGCCTAAGTATTGTTTACAACCAATTGTTTTAGTGCCTAATGTTGATGAAAACAATCATAGAATTTGGGAAGTTCTTGACGGACAACAACGTTTAATCACCATGAAATTAATCTTTCAGTATTTAAACAAGCCTAGTTATGAAATAGTATTTGACAAAAGAACAAAGAGTACCTCGTTTTTGAGGGAACTTAATAAGGACAATTATAGCGATGAAAATCCAGATTTTCATTATTTAAGCGATGCCTACCGTATCATTAAAAAATGGTTTGATGAAAAAACTAAAAACGATATAGGTTACATAGATGAATTTAACACCACACTTACAAAAAAAGTAGAGGTAATTTGGTATCAAATAGAAGAGCTTGAGCAACTTGATTTGAAAGAAAAAGATGGAATTATAGAATCAAAAAAAATAGACATTTTTAACAGGTTAAATATTGGAAAGATTCCACTCTCTAATGCAGAATTAGTTCGTGCATTATTACTTTCTAAATTGAAACACGAAGTTAGTGAGCGTGAAGCTATTTTAAGACAAGCTGAAATGTCTAACGAATGGCATCGTATAGAAATGGAATTGAGAAATCCTGCTTTTTGGTATTTTTTAAATAATACGAACTTAAACGAAAGTAGTTCTACAATTGAGTTCATTTTCAAACTAATTGCAAAAAGTTCAGATAAGAAATATTCTACCTATTTATGGATTGAGAAGAAGATAAAGTCAGAAGAAACAGGAATAGAAAAGCATAATACATTAAAATTTTGGACTAAGACCAAAGACTATTTTAGTAAACTAAAATATTGGTTTGAAGATGACCAGCTATTTCATCAAATAGGATTTTTATTAGCAAACTCAAAAGAACCGATAACTACACTCAAAAAAATTATAAAAGATTCAAACTGCACAAAGACTAAATTTAGAAACTATATAGCTACCAAAGTCAAGGAAGCTGTAAGTCACATAGAATTAGATAAACTTAGCTATGAGAATAATAAAGAAGACTTAAAAACAATATTATTACTGCATAACATTCAAAGTGCTTATTTAGACAAACGTAACGTAGGTAATAGATTTCCGTTCAATTTATATAAAAAGATAGAAAAAAAAGGAGGCTGGAGTATTGAGCATATACACGCCCAAGAATCTGAAGAAATAAAAGCGCAAAAAGCTATTAAAAAATGGCTTGATGATACTTATGATTCGATTAAAGATATATCTGAAATAGAGAAAACAATAGTTAAGACGAATAGTGAAGGAGAAAGAATCGAGGAAACTAAAGTGATTTCTTGTGAGACCATTATCAGTGAGGTAAAAGAACTCAAAGAAAAAGAAGAGATTGCCATTGAAGTATTTAACGTCTTAAAAAACAAGGTCATAGATTTGTTTGACTCAGAAAGTGTACATATACTAGACAATTTGGCTTTACTATCCGTCAATGATAATTCAGCACTCAACAATGCTATTTTTCCTGTGAAGCGCAAACGAATTCTTAATCTACTTCAAGAAGGTAAATACGTTCCACAAACAACACGCAATGTGTTTCTTAAAGCTTATAGCATAACCGATTTACAACCTTACTACTGGAGCAAAGCAGATAAAAGAAATTACTTTAATGATATTAAAGTAAAATTAAGTGAATTTTTAACCCAAAAAGCTATTAATAATGAGTAA